AGCAGGTCGTGAAACTCCTCGTGCCGCTGCAGGAACGCCTCGGCGTAGGCGCAGGCCGGCACCACCTTGTACTTGTGCTCGCGGGCAAAGCGCAGCGCGACCCGGGTCAGCTCACCGGCGATGCCGCGGCCGGCGATCGGCTCGGGCACCTCGGTATGGGTGATGACCATGCGCCGCCGCTTGATCTGGTAGTCCAGCAGCGCCCGCTGTCCACGCACATGGGCGATGAAACGGTGGTTGGCCTGGTCGTGCTCGACCTCATAGGCCAGACCGGGGGGCGTGACCGAAGCCATGGGACTGTCTCCTGCGACGACTGCGCGCATGGTGCGCAGCCGGGCGACATGACCGTGTGAAGCCTGAACAGGGGCAGGTCTGGACGGTCTGCGTCAGATCCGGACCCTCAAGCTGCAGCGATGGCGGCCGCTATCCCCTCTGGAGGGATACGGCCCGATTGGCACGCCCCTTGCGATTGTTGCCCCTGTGTCATGCCTTTGGAGGCCCGCCATGCACCCCAGCGATTCCCGTACCGATACCGACCACGCCCTGCTGGAGGGCCTGCTGCAGCTGGCAGTGGAAGGTCAGACCGACGACCAGGACTTCCAGCGGATCGGCGAGGAGGTGTACTCGCGCCTGCTCGATACCTACGGCCAGAACATCCGGGCAGCCTGAGCCGCTACGCGGGTCGGATCCCGGGGGATCCGACCCTCGCCCCTCAGCGGCCGAACCCGAACGTCGGGTTCGACAGCTGCGCCAGGAAGTGGCCAAAGATGGCCGGCTGCATGGCCAGCATGAAGATCACGCCGAACGCGGCACCGGCCAGGTGCGCGCTGTGGTTGATGCGGTCGCCGCCGCGCTTGTCCATCCAGATGCTGTAGCCGACGTAGAACACGGCATAGATGATCGCCGGCGCCGGAATGAAGAACACCAGGATGATCGTCCACGGGCTGAGCAGGATGAAGGCGAACAGCACCGCCGACACCGCGCCCGACGCACCCAGGCTCAGGTAGTTCGGGTTCTTCTGGTTCTTCAGGTAGCTCGGCAGGATCGAAACCAGCAGCGCGCCCAGGTAGAACGCCGGGTAGGTCAGCCAGCTGCCGGTCAACGACAGCATCACCTTCTCGATCTGCCCGCCGAAGAAGAACAGCGTGATCATGTTGAAGATCAGGTGCGACCAGTCGGCATGCACGAAGCCGTAGGTGATCAGGCGGTCGTACTGGCGGTGGCGGTCCACCGCCGGCGGCCACAGGATCAGGCGGTCAGCCAGCTTGCGGTTGTTGAACGCCATCCACGACAGGAGGGCGGTGATGGCGATCAACAGCAGATTGACGGGGGTCATGTCGGCTCAGGCTCAGGCAGTGCGGTAGTTGTCGACCATACGATAGCGTTTCGCATACCAACCGAAGGCCAACGCCGCAACGAACGCGAAACCGGCGAAGAAGAACATCAGGAACGCCGCCTCGCTGAGGCCGGTCCCGGCGATCTTCTCGGTCACCGTGTGGTTGCGCACGGCTGCATTCGACAGCAGCACCCACAGGTTGCCGATGGTGGTGGTCAGGTTCCAGAAGCTCATCACCACGCCCTTCATGGCCTGCGGCGCCTGGCTGTAGGCGAACTCCAGGCCGGTGGCCGAGACCAGCACCTCACCGAAGGTCAGCAGCGCGTACGGCAGTATCTGCCAGAAGATGGACATGGCATTGCCGCCGTCCATCACCACCTGGATGCCACCGACCACGATCCAGGCCAGGCCGCTGAAGGCGATGCCGGCGGTCATCCGGCGCAGCGCGGTCGGCTCGAAGCCGAAGCGGCGCAGGGCCGGGTACAGCACCAGGTTGTTGAACGGAATCAGGATCATCACCAGCAGCGGGTTCAGTGCCTGCATCTGCGAGGCGGTGAACCAGCTCGGCATCTGCATCTGCTGGCCCTGCAGGACCCAGGTCGAGGCCTTCTGGTCGAACAGCGAGAAGAACGGGGTGGTCAGGGCGAAGATGACCAGCACGCGCAGCACCGAGCGCACGCCTTCGACGGCTTCGGCCGGGTGCTGGGCACGGGCGCGGTCCAGCTGCATCCAGGTGCCGCCGCCGATGCCGGCCAGGACCAGCACCAGTGCGATGCACAGGCAGATGACGATGCCCAGGCTGCCGACCAGGCCCAGCGAGGCCACCGCCAGCACCACGCCGGCCACGGCCATGGCCAGGCCCAGACGGCCCTGCCCGGCCACGCGCGTGGTCAGCGCGGTGCGCACCACGTTGGCGAACGAATGCGGATCCTTCGGCGGCAGCGGCACCAGCACGTAGCGCCTGCGGCCCAGCCAGAACACGAAGGTGGCGATGAACATCAGGATGCCGGGGATGCCGAACGCCCACTGCGGGCCCCAGTTCTTCAGCACCAGCGGGATCAGCAGCGAGGCGAACAGCGAGCCGAAGTTGATGATCCAGTAGAAGGCATCGAAGACGAACTTGGCCAGGTGCTTGTTGCTCTGGTCGAACTGGTCACCCATGAACGAGGCCACCAGCGGCTTGATGCCACCGGCACCCAGCGCGATCAGGCCCAGGCCGAGGAAGAAGCCTTCGCGGCTGTTCTCGAACAGCGCCAGGCAGAGATGGCCGGCACAGTAGACCAGGCTGAACCAGAGAATGGTGTGGTACTTGCCGAAGAACTTGTCGGCCAGCCAGCCACCGAGCAGCGGGAAGAAGTACACGCCGATCATGAAGCTGTGCATGATGTCCTTGGCTTCACCGGCTCGGCCTTCTGCAGTGATTTCCTGCAGCAGCAGCGAGGTGATCAGGAACTGCACCAGGATGTTGCGCATCCCGTAGAAGCTGAACCGTTCGCAGGCCTCATTGCCGATGATGTAGGGGATCTGGCGCGGCATCTTTCCCTGGCCGGCGATGGGGGCGACTGCGTCGTGGCTCATCCTGTAAGGCATTCCTGCAAAGCGAAAGGCGCAGTTTACGGAAGCAGTGGCTGCTAAGCACGCTGCACGGCTGCATGACAGGGCCGCCGATCCATGGCAGGCAATCGCAACCCTGCCGGAAGTCACGGCACCTCCACGGCAAAAGCGTAAACTTATCGTTATGCGCCACCGCCCCCCTGCCCGCCTCCTGCTTGGTTGCCTCGTGCTGCTGCTGGCTGCGCCCGCGTGGGCGCGACCGCAGGCCGCGCCGCTGGCGGGTGCCGTCGCTGACGAGGGCCGGCAGCTGACCGTGGCCGCGCTGGAACTGCCCAGCCGCGATGACGCGCAGTGGAAGCAGCGCCGCGAACAGGTGCTGCAGCTGCTGACCGAACTGCAGCCGGATGTGATCTCGGTGCAGCAGGTGCAGCAGCAGCAGGGCCGCAACCCCGCCTGCTGGCTGGCCAGCCGGTTGCGCTACAGCTGCGATTTCGTCACCGCCGACCCGCCCAGCCAGCCGCTGCGGCACGGCAACGCGATGCTGACCCGGCTGCCGGTGAGCGAGGACGGGGTGACCCTGCTGCATCCGCCCGGCACCTTCAGCGCGGCCGGCATGATGCGCCTGCGGATGGGCGAGGCCCTGCTCAACGTCTATGTGGCCCGCCTGCGCCCCGACCCGGACGAAGCCACGGCACGCCAGCACCAGACCAGCGACCTGATGACCTGGATCGGCGCCACGTCCGATGGCATGCCCAGCCTGATCGCCGGCGACTTTGCCGCAGCGACCCCCGAACTGGTACGCAGCACGCCCGGCTTCCAGCCAGCGCGGCGCAACCCCGGCGGCAGGCCCGACGCCCCGGCCGCCAGCGGTGGCGGCGCCAGCGGCCATGGCCTGGACGTGCTGTTCCAGGTCAAGTATTTCGGCGGCATCCGCCAGCAGGCGATCCAGCTGCCCGCCGACGGCGACCTGCCCGGCCTGCGCCTGGGCGTGATGGCCACGTTGCGGCTGCAGGGTGTGCCGGCTGCAACCGAATGATCGCGCCGCTGCGCTCGCCGGGCATGGCCCGGCGCTACCCCCGTTTCCGGTAGCGCCGGGCCATGCCCGGCGGATGCGGTCGCACGACAACAAAAAGGCCGGGGTTTCCCCCGGCCTCTTCGTTTCAGCCTGTCACCGCACTCAGGCGATGGCTTCCTGGTAACGACGCTCGACTTCGTTCCAGTCGATGACGTTGAAGAACGCGCCGATGTATTCCGGGCGACGGTTCTGGTACTTCAGGTAGTAGGCGTGTTCCCACACGTCCAGGCCGAGGATCGGCGTGTTGCCTTCCATCAGCGGGCTGTCCTGGTTGCCGGTGCTCTCGACCACGACCTTCTTGTCCGGGGTCACGCTCAGCCAGGCCCAGCCGCTGCCGAAGCGGGTCAGCGCAGCCTTGGTGAAGGCGTCCTTGAACTTGTCGAAACCGCCCAGGTCCTTGTCGATGGCCTTGGCCACGTCACCGACCGGGTTGCCGCCG
This genomic stretch from Stenotrophomonas sp. SAU14A_NAIMI4_5 harbors:
- a CDS encoding GNAT family N-acetyltransferase — its product is MASVTPPGLAYEVEHDQANHRFIAHVRGQRALLDYQIKRRRMVITHTEVPEPIAGRGIAGELTRVALRFAREHKYKVVPACAYAEAFLQRHEEFHDLLVG
- a CDS encoding rhomboid family intramembrane serine protease: MTPVNLLLIAITALLSWMAFNNRKLADRLILWPPAVDRHRQYDRLITYGFVHADWSHLIFNMITLFFFGGQIEKVMLSLTGSWLTYPAFYLGALLVSILPSYLKNQKNPNYLSLGASGAVSAVLFAFILLSPWTIILVFFIPAPAIIYAVFYVGYSIWMDKRGGDRINHSAHLAGAAFGVIFMLAMQPAIFGHFLAQLSNPTFGFGR
- a CDS encoding oligopeptide:H+ symporter, with the translated sequence MSHDAVAPIAGQGKMPRQIPYIIGNEACERFSFYGMRNILVQFLITSLLLQEITAEGRAGEAKDIMHSFMIGVYFFPLLGGWLADKFFGKYHTILWFSLVYCAGHLCLALFENSREGFFLGLGLIALGAGGIKPLVASFMGDQFDQSNKHLAKFVFDAFYWIINFGSLFASLLIPLVLKNWGPQWAFGIPGILMFIATFVFWLGRRRYVLVPLPPKDPHSFANVVRTALTTRVAGQGRLGLAMAVAGVVLAVASLGLVGSLGIVICLCIALVLVLAGIGGGTWMQLDRARAQHPAEAVEGVRSVLRVLVIFALTTPFFSLFDQKASTWVLQGQQMQMPSWFTASQMQALNPLLVMILIPFNNLVLYPALRRFGFEPTALRRMTAGIAFSGLAWIVVGGIQVVMDGGNAMSIFWQILPYALLTFGEVLVSATGLEFAYSQAPQAMKGVVMSFWNLTTTIGNLWVLLSNAAVRNHTVTEKIAGTGLSEAAFLMFFFAGFAFVAALAFGWYAKRYRMVDNYRTA
- a CDS encoding endonuclease/exonuclease/phosphatase family protein; translation: MRHRPPARLLLGCLVLLLAAPAWARPQAAPLAGAVADEGRQLTVAALELPSRDDAQWKQRREQVLQLLTELQPDVISVQQVQQQQGRNPACWLASRLRYSCDFVTADPPSQPLRHGNAMLTRLPVSEDGVTLLHPPGTFSAAGMMRLRMGEALLNVYVARLRPDPDEATARQHQTSDLMTWIGATSDGMPSLIAGDFAAATPELVRSTPGFQPARRNPGGRPDAPAASGGGASGHGLDVLFQVKYFGGIRQQAIQLPADGDLPGLRLGVMATLRLQGVPAATE
- a CDS encoding superoxide dismutase, giving the protein MAYTLPKLSYAYDALEPNIDAATMEIHHTKHHQTYINNVNAALEGTEYADLPVEELVKKLKSLPENLQGPVRNNGGGHANHSLFWTVMAPNAGGNPVGDVAKAIDKDLGGFDKFKDAFTKAALTRFGSGWAWLSVTPDKKVVVESTGNQDSPLMEGNTPILGLDVWEHAYYLKYQNRRPEYIGAFFNVIDWNEVERRYQEAIA